One part of the Aurantibacillus circumpalustris genome encodes these proteins:
- a CDS encoding NAD(P)/FAD-dependent oxidoreductase → MNLAKKNPNYKITILEKTNKLLSKVKVSGGGRCNVTHHCFENSELVKNYPRGNKELQQVFSKFSVQNTIDWFKQHGVILKTEEDGRMFPYSNDSQTIIDCFLELAKKLNIKIVAQCEVFSIQKNTEHFILKTNKDILSADVIICALGGHNKTGAYDILKNIGHTIDKPIPSLFTLNLPNESIKKDLQGISVKNAQVLIEGTKLNYNGPILITHWGLSGPAVLKLSAFAAKEFFDINYLAQIRVNWVYPEKINNILEQIKQIQKEKHKALPHSNSAFDLPKRLWEFLCEQSQIPTNKPWAEVSNKHLNKLAVKLVNSSFKMEGKTTFKEEFVTCGGVNLKEVDFKTMQSKLVPNLFFCGEVLNIDGITGGFNFQSAWSTAWVCAQSIE, encoded by the coding sequence ATTAACTTAGCAAAAAAAAATCCAAATTATAAAATCACCATTCTTGAAAAAACAAACAAACTACTTTCTAAAGTAAAAGTCTCTGGTGGCGGCCGTTGCAATGTAACACACCATTGTTTTGAAAATTCGGAGCTAGTAAAAAATTATCCCAGAGGGAATAAAGAGCTACAACAAGTTTTTTCAAAATTTAGTGTTCAAAATACCATAGATTGGTTTAAACAACACGGTGTTATTTTAAAAACAGAAGAAGACGGCCGTATGTTCCCTTACTCCAACGACAGTCAAACCATTATTGATTGTTTTTTAGAACTTGCCAAAAAGCTAAACATAAAAATCGTAGCGCAGTGCGAGGTCTTTTCAATCCAAAAAAATACTGAACACTTTATTCTTAAAACCAATAAAGACATTCTATCAGCAGATGTGATAATTTGTGCTTTAGGTGGTCACAATAAAACAGGCGCTTATGATATTTTGAAAAACATTGGGCACACCATTGATAAACCAATTCCAAGCCTTTTTACATTAAACCTTCCAAACGAATCCATAAAAAAAGATCTTCAAGGAATTAGTGTAAAAAATGCTCAAGTGCTAATTGAAGGCACGAAATTAAATTACAATGGTCCTATTTTAATTACCCATTGGGGTTTAAGTGGGCCAGCTGTTTTGAAATTATCGGCCTTTGCAGCGAAAGAATTTTTCGACATCAATTATCTCGCTCAAATACGGGTGAATTGGGTATACCCTGAAAAAATAAATAACATTTTGGAACAGATAAAGCAGATTCAAAAAGAAAAACACAAGGCACTTCCCCACTCTAACTCAGCTTTTGATTTACCAAAACGTTTATGGGAGTTTTTATGCGAACAATCTCAAATCCCAACTAACAAACCTTGGGCAGAGGTTTCGAATAAACACTTAAATAAATTAGCAGTGAAGCTCGTAAACAGCAGTTTTAAGATGGAAGGAAAAACAACCTTTAAAGAAGAGTTTGTTACTTGCGGCGGTGTGAATTTAAAGGAGGTCGATTTTAAAACCATGCAAAGTAAATTGGTACCAAATTTGTTTTTTTGTGGTGAGGTTTTGAATATTGATGGGATAACGGGTGGTTTTAATTTTCAAAGTGCCTGGAGTACGGCATGGGTTTGCGCTCAGAGTATTGAATAA
- the fsa gene encoding fructose-6-phosphate aldolase: MKFFIDTANLAQIKEAQDMGVLDGVTTNPSLMAKEGIKGQNNILKHYVDICNIVTGDVSAEVISTDFDGMVKEGEALAELHERIVVKIPMIKDGVKAIKYFTEKGIKTNCTLVFSAGQALLAAKAGATYMSPFIGRLDDVSTDGLRLIEDIRLIYDNYGFETQILAASVRHPMHIIECARIGADVITAPLSAISALLKHPLTDSGLAQFLADAKK; the protein is encoded by the coding sequence ATGAAATTTTTTATTGATACAGCCAATCTGGCTCAAATTAAAGAGGCGCAGGATATGGGCGTTTTAGACGGTGTAACAACTAACCCATCATTAATGGCAAAAGAAGGCATTAAAGGGCAAAATAACATTTTGAAACACTATGTGGATATTTGTAATATTGTTACTGGTGATGTAAGTGCTGAAGTAATTTCAACAGATTTTGACGGTATGGTGAAAGAAGGCGAAGCGCTTGCAGAATTGCACGAACGCATTGTTGTAAAAATCCCTATGATAAAAGATGGTGTAAAAGCCATTAAATATTTTACCGAAAAAGGAATAAAAACAAATTGCACACTAGTATTTTCTGCTGGACAAGCTTTATTAGCTGCTAAAGCAGGTGCTACTTACATGTCACCATTTATTGGCCGCTTAGACGATGTTAGCACAGACGGTTTAAGACTTATTGAAGACATTCGTTTGATATACGACAACTACGGTTTTGAAACACAAATTTTAGCGGCAAGTGTTCGTCACCCAATGCACATTATTGAGTGTGCAAGAATAGGTGCAGATGTTATTACAGCTCCATTAAGTGCAATCAGCGCCTTATTAAAACACCCTTTAACGGATAGTGGTTTAGCTCAGTTTTTGGCTGACGCAAAAAAATAA
- a CDS encoding T9SS type A sorting domain-containing protein: MIRLIMIFGIFLYSTNKAQPINFTITNNSGTNTITCITASINISLSSSWLATVSYSCFNATTIQTGSNVTITSPGNYTIIASSGTISSTQTIAITINTTTPSSTLSPISQSINCVPHSLSEVTVTSAPSLNITHYFTTPVGGTLTTTVNPTYYTPSTTGTYTHVIIDNITGCSSSNTFIINSPFSNFPWTTLTSPQNFSVGCSGTAAVIFSPSTPTSVISLFTYSLINQNSLFPVPTGPLSSSPIQIANASGTWTYVVRDTNMCTLYVPLSIGMNTTAPLIESASFTNCQGTNTTIYPNMVSGISSSLTINYTYQWFTPASVQLTSSSLQYSVSTQSPGNYTVFVTDTANGCFQKAVVSVEFCAGVKEYLFVKNNFLLFPNPSNGIVNISGLNLTESICVKVYNSIGVLVHESVIFENNYSINITDLPSDTYFIRLLIGKQPFLLTSILKH, from the coding sequence ATGATAAGACTCATCATGATTTTTGGAATCTTTTTGTATTCAACCAATAAGGCACAACCTATCAATTTTACTATTACGAATAATTCTGGCACTAATACTATAACCTGCATAACGGCGTCTATAAATATTTCTTTAAGTAGTTCTTGGCTTGCAACAGTTAGTTATTCTTGTTTTAATGCCACTACTATTCAAACTGGAAGCAATGTTACTATCACAAGTCCTGGAAATTATACAATTATTGCAAGTTCGGGCACAATAAGTTCAACGCAAACAATAGCTATTACAATAAATACTACCACTCCAAGTTCAACTTTAAGTCCAATTTCACAGTCGATCAATTGTGTCCCTCACTCATTAAGTGAAGTAACAGTAACATCTGCACCTTCGTTAAACATAACGCATTACTTCACTACGCCAGTAGGCGGCACGTTAACAACAACTGTTAACCCAACGTATTACACACCATCAACAACAGGAACATACACACATGTAATAATTGATAATATAACGGGGTGCTCTTCAAGCAATACCTTTATAATAAACTCCCCGTTTAGTAATTTTCCCTGGACAACTCTGACGAGTCCACAAAATTTTTCGGTTGGTTGTTCTGGCACAGCCGCTGTCATATTTAGTCCATCTACCCCAACTTCCGTAATTAGTCTATTTACATATAGCCTCATAAATCAAAATAGTTTATTTCCTGTCCCAACAGGACCTCTAAGTAGTTCACCAATACAAATTGCAAACGCAAGCGGTACATGGACATATGTTGTTAGAGACACGAACATGTGTACTCTTTACGTGCCCTTAAGTATTGGAATGAATACAACGGCGCCTCTAATTGAATCAGCTAGTTTTACTAATTGTCAGGGCACAAATACTACAATTTATCCAAATATGGTCTCCGGCATTTCATCATCCTTAACAATAAATTACACCTATCAGTGGTTTACTCCTGCTAGTGTGCAGCTAACGTCGAGTTCATTGCAATATAGTGTATCAACACAATCACCCGGTAATTATACAGTCTTTGTTACGGACACAGCCAACGGTTGTTTTCAAAAAGCAGTTGTTTCCGTTGAATTTTGTGCTGGAGTAAAAGAGTATTTATTCGTAAAAAATAATTTTTTATTATTTCCTAATCCCAGTAACGGCATTGTTAACATTAGTGGATTAAACTTAACAGAAAGTATATGTGTTAAAGTATATAATTCAATAGGTGTTTTGGTTCACGAATCTGTAATTTTTGAAAATAATTATAGTATAAACATAACGGATTTACCAAGTGATACCTATTTCATACGACTTCTAATTGGAAAACAACCATTTTTGCTGACCTCAATTTTAAAACATTAA